In Leptospira licerasiae serovar Varillal str. VAR 010, the genomic window ATTCTTCTTTATAACCTAAACTATGAAAAACGGATTTATCCGCTTGGCCGACATACAACTGAGTAATGTTTGCCTGAGCATCCCAATCCAATAACAAAACTTTTTTGCCGGCCTTTGCCAATGCTTCCGCAAGGCAGATGGAAACTGTAGTTTTACCTTCTCCACCTTTTTGATTCGAAACCGCAATGATCACGGACTCAAAAGAATGTTTTGTCTTTTTGGAAAAATACTTATCCAATACTTCGGTTTTGTATTTGCCCTTATTGTCTTTGGGCAGGGACCATTTTTCCGCCTTCTCCAGAAACTCATCTTCCGAACTTAAAACATATTCGGAGAGGACTTCTTCCACACTTAAAACCTTGGCTTTCACTTCAGACCTTGACCCTGATAATAGATCAGCTTTCATGACCGGATTTGTCAAGAAAACCTATGTCTCATATTGCTTTAAGAGCGAAAAAACCGAATTGAAACGATAGGGGAGGGGAGAATGCTAAGGTTTCTTCTCGGAAAAGGAATTCAAAGGGGATGAGATCATTTCACCCCAGCTCTAGGATGAAATGAAAATTCAGATTCGAATCATAAGCTCAATATTCTGCCTATTTGCCACAGCCGACTTGATCGCACAGGAGCCGGAATCTCCCCGAGAAATAAGATCAGAAACAAAACTATCCGGAACCGCGACAACCCAAAGTAAATTCCAGGCGATTTTATCCGAACTAATGACCAGAAGCTCCATCACAGGACTCGCAGGAGAAAATGGAGGCCAACATATTTTCGAATCCGGCACAAAGTTCCCAAATCTTTCCGGATTAAAAGCAGGATCCAGGATCACCTATAATAGAGAATTTGAATATGGAGGGATCGGATTAAAACATTGGTGGGAAACTTGGGAGATCAACCTGGAATACAGGACCACTTTCAAGAACCAAAGGACCGGAGAGGGAAGGGACGAGGACTTCTTTTTAGGAAGTGTAAGCAGAGAAAAAGGAACAAAGATCGATTTCGCCAACGCAAGCTTTTACGATACACCTTACACATTCACAGGGACCCAAAACTTTGCGGACGGAAGAGGAAAATTGAAAATGAAGGATGACAGGATTGGCTTTCTGGTCAGAAAATATTTCGGCGGAGCAAATCCCGATCCCAGAAAACCCGGGTCAGGTCTTTATCTTACAGGCGGAGCCTATTATACATTCTATAAATATTATCTATACGACGTAATGCAATGGATCGCTACCGTACCAGTCACCTATGGCCCGATAGGTATTGGGCTCAGTTATTCCATTTCCACCTGGGAAGTTCCATTCGGATTCGGTTATAGATATTCCGACGGAACTTGGATGTTTGAGGCAAACCTTTCTGGAAATGTATGGTACTCACATTTCAGGGATTATCATTACCAAAGAAATCTAAACTTTATAGGAGATTCTTCCGGCTTCGGACTGGAAACCAGTGTAGGAGCAGGATACATTCTTCCCTCTTGGCTATTCTTCCTAAAATTGACCGAGCATAGATTGTATGGGGAAGGAAGTTTTCAGACCCAAGGCGGCCTAAACAGAGAGGACATTATTTCCAATTATTCAGGAAGATACAGAAACTACCTGAGCACAAAACAATATTCAATTGAATTCCAAGTGAGCCATTTTTTATGAAAAACAAACTTTTACTGATCAACTTAGGCGGTCCTAGAAACGCAAAAGAAATCCCGAAATTTTTGAAAGATCTATTCGAAGATCCTTTAGTATTCGATCTTCCTCTCCCTGAATTTCTTAGGATCAGACTTGCAAGAAGGATCGCAGAAACAAGAGCTAAAAAAGTGGAAGAGACTTATGCTTCTATGGGCTTCGGAGGAGGTTCACCACTTGTTTCCGAAACGGAAAAACAAGCCGAGGGATTGAAAAAACTTTTAGAAGAGTCCGGAGAAAAATGGGAAGTCAAGACCGCGATGTGCTGCGGATATCCGGATATTAGAGAGCTCCCCTCCGATTGGACTGATCCTAAAGAAGGGGTGGTAATTCTTCCGCTCTTTCCTCATTTTTCCAGATCCACAGTCCTTTCCACTGCGATGCTAATGGAAAAGCAGTTAGGATACTGTCCTGCTTCAGACCCGCTTTGGGTAAGACCGTTCTCCGAAAGAAAAGAATATTTAGAATCCATCCGAGATTTGATCCTGGATTTTTTCCAGGGCAAACTTTCCGAAAAAGATTTTTTGCATATCAAACAGGAAAAGATTTCCGACTGGCAAAACTTAGACATAGTATTCAGCGCACATGGGATTCCTCTTCGGTTAATCAAAAAAGGCGATGTGTATACGAAAGAGATCGAAGAGAATGTAAAAGCTATCACATCTCTTTTGAGAGATAAAGGTTACAAAGGACAGATACATTTATCTTACCAGAGTAGGGTAGGACCTAGCAAATGGACAACGCCTAATACTTTGGACAAGATCCAGGAATTAGGACAAAAAGGGACAAAAAGAATAGCAGTTTATCCCATCAGTTTTATCAGCGATCATTTGGAAACATTGGAAGAGATCGGAGTTCAGATAAGAGACCATGCTCTCCAGAACGGGATTTCGGAATATTATAGAATTCCAGCGCCGGGAACTTATCCTGCATTCTTAGAGGCGTTAGCAAAATTTGTGTTTGAGGCAAAACACTCCGCTCAAAAAGGCGGACAGTTAAGTTGTATCTGCAAAACTTCGGGCGGATGGGATCCTAAAAAAGAGAAGGTAGCTTGCAATTGTTTCTCTTAATCATGTCCAATTTTCATAAACCGGATTGATCTATAGATAGAAATCGACTTCTATAGGAGAGAAAATATGGACGAATATTTGATTTTAATGCGATTGGATCTGATCACAAAAGATGCTCAACCTTCTCCGGAACAAATGCAAGTGTATATGAAAATGTACCAGGATTGGGTGGGTGGGATCGCCGCTCAAAATAAATTCGTAGGTGGAACAGGACTATCTACGGAAGGAAAAGTCATCAAATCCGGGCAGATCATCACTGACGGGCCATTCGCCGAAACGAAAGAATCAATAGCAGGTTTTATCACAATCAAAGCCGAAAATTTTGAAGAAGCAGCCAATATCGCTAAAGAATGCCCGATCCTAAATGGCCCTGGCAATAGTGTGGAAGTGAGAAAGATAGTAGGCCTAGACGGTACACGTTAACCGAAACATATATATAGCGTCAATCTTATGCAAAGTACGGAGATA contains:
- a CDS encoding putative porin → MKIQIRIISSIFCLFATADLIAQEPESPREIRSETKLSGTATTQSKFQAILSELMTRSSITGLAGENGGQHIFESGTKFPNLSGLKAGSRITYNREFEYGGIGLKHWWETWEINLEYRTTFKNQRTGEGRDEDFFLGSVSREKGTKIDFANASFYDTPYTFTGTQNFADGRGKLKMKDDRIGFLVRKYFGGANPDPRKPGSGLYLTGGAYYTFYKYYLYDVMQWIATVPVTYGPIGIGLSYSISTWEVPFGFGYRYSDGTWMFEANLSGNVWYSHFRDYHYQRNLNFIGDSSGFGLETSVGAGYILPSWLFFLKLTEHRLYGEGSFQTQGGLNREDIISNYSGRYRNYLSTKQYSIEFQVSHFL
- the hemH gene encoding ferrochelatase, whose translation is MKNKLLLINLGGPRNAKEIPKFLKDLFEDPLVFDLPLPEFLRIRLARRIAETRAKKVEETYASMGFGGGSPLVSETEKQAEGLKKLLEESGEKWEVKTAMCCGYPDIRELPSDWTDPKEGVVILPLFPHFSRSTVLSTAMLMEKQLGYCPASDPLWVRPFSERKEYLESIRDLILDFFQGKLSEKDFLHIKQEKISDWQNLDIVFSAHGIPLRLIKKGDVYTKEIEENVKAITSLLRDKGYKGQIHLSYQSRVGPSKWTTPNTLDKIQELGQKGTKRIAVYPISFISDHLETLEEIGVQIRDHALQNGISEYYRIPAPGTYPAFLEALAKFVFEAKHSAQKGGQLSCICKTSGGWDPKKEKVACNCFS
- a CDS encoding YciI family protein, producing the protein MDEYLILMRLDLITKDAQPSPEQMQVYMKMYQDWVGGIAAQNKFVGGTGLSTEGKVIKSGQIITDGPFAETKESIAGFITIKAENFEEAANIAKECPILNGPGNSVEVRKIVGLDGTR